In Calothrix sp. PCC 7507, one DNA window encodes the following:
- a CDS encoding amidohydrolase family protein: MNFNDIPLIDQHAHNVLKPEVAASYPYAAGFTEGFHPEIINHHARHTLFYRRSLREIAALLACEPQEAAIVARRESLGIENLTQVYFRAANLEAIYLDDGFAPKDILPISWHEQFIPVKRILRLEVVAEQLIPQTDDFETFLANFHSAIDPPPPGVVAFKSIVCYRTGLEIQPVTLEAAAAYFYRIKQKFPNQPVRLVDKPLIDFLLQQALLIAAKYQLPLQLHTGFGDPDLDLRLANPLHLRSLLELPESYHAPLVLLHASYPYMREAGYLASVYPQVYLDFGLAVPSLSVSGMRETIRQLLELTPTSKLMYSSDAHTIPELYYLGAKWGRQLLAEVLEQAIQDSDLTVSEAEAIAKAILRENALALYKQVTETSTALSTSN; this comes from the coding sequence ATGAATTTTAATGACATTCCCTTAATTGATCAACACGCTCACAATGTGTTGAAGCCAGAAGTAGCTGCCAGTTATCCTTATGCGGCTGGCTTTACTGAAGGATTTCACCCAGAAATTATCAATCATCATGCTCGTCACACATTATTCTATCGACGCAGCCTGCGAGAAATAGCGGCTTTATTGGCATGTGAACCTCAAGAAGCCGCAATTGTGGCGCGTCGAGAGAGTTTAGGAATAGAAAACTTGACACAAGTATATTTTCGTGCTGCTAATTTGGAAGCAATTTATTTGGATGACGGTTTTGCACCAAAGGATATCTTACCAATCTCATGGCATGAACAATTCATACCAGTAAAAAGGATTCTGCGGTTAGAGGTGGTAGCAGAACAGCTAATTCCTCAAACGGATGATTTTGAAACTTTTCTCGCAAATTTCCACAGCGCGATTGATCCGCCACCCCCTGGAGTTGTGGCTTTTAAAAGTATTGTTTGTTACCGTACTGGCTTGGAAATTCAACCAGTAACGTTAGAGGCGGCGGCGGCTTATTTTTACCGCATCAAACAAAAGTTTCCCAATCAACCAGTGCGTCTGGTTGACAAACCTCTGATTGATTTTTTACTACAACAGGCTCTATTAATTGCCGCTAAATATCAACTACCATTGCAATTGCATACTGGTTTTGGCGATCCTGATTTAGATTTGCGATTGGCTAATCCTTTGCATCTGCGATCGCTCTTGGAATTACCGGAATCTTATCATGCACCTTTGGTACTGCTACATGCATCTTATCCATATATGCGCGAAGCTGGATATTTGGCTTCCGTCTATCCCCAGGTTTATTTAGATTTTGGTTTAGCAGTACCCAGTTTAAGCGTTTCTGGGATGCGGGAGACAATCCGGCAATTATTAGAGTTGACTCCTACAAGTAAACTCATGTATTCCTCGGATGCTCACACCATCCCAGAATTGTACTATTTGGGAGCAAAATGGGGACGGCAGTTGTTAGCGGAAGTGTTAGAACAAGCAATTCAGGATTCTGATCTTACTGTCAGTGAAGCAGAGGCGATCGCTAAGGCAATTTTACGCGAAAATGCCTTAGCTTTGTATAAGCAAGTAACTGAGACTTCGACTGCGCTCAGTACAAGTAACTGA